The following nucleotide sequence is from Mangifera indica cultivar Alphonso chromosome 1, CATAS_Mindica_2.1, whole genome shotgun sequence.
aatataaacagatgtatgaaaatatgaagaggtacataaaaatataaacgaatacgtgaaaatacaaacaagtGTGTGAATTATAAAAAAGGTGTGGGAAATTATAAAGGGGTGTGggagatatattatattattaatataatatatattattatatatataatattatatatattataatctcCCGTACCTTTTTTATAATTCCCGCACTCATTTTATAATTCACACACTCGtttttattttcacacacccgtttgtatttttatggaTTCCTTTATATTTTCATACACCCTTTTTATAATTCACGCACTCGTTTTATATTTTCACCCACCCGTTTTTATTTTTACGTactcatttgtattttcacacatccgtttgtattttcacgcacctcttTGTATaattgccacaccctttcacgcaTCATTTCCAAATTAATGCACCCACACACTTTTCATGCACTTGTACCCATTCTCGCGCCCGCACCCTTTTCCAAATTCTTGCACTCGCACCCTTCTTCAAATTCCCGCACCCCCACCCATTTCCCGCACTCGCACACTTCTTCAAATTCCTGCACCCCCACCCCTTTCCCGCACCCGCATCCCTTCTAACACCCTTATCCAAATTCTCGCACCCCTTCCTACATCATTTTCCAAATTcctgcacccctttccaaaATGTCGCACCCTTTTCCAAATTGTCGCATCTCTTCCTGCACCAGCTTCAAGAAAATGTACCATTTTGAGTAAACGCACTGTTTTCATTTtgtaagattatattttattcattatagaaaacttaatcttaatacACATCGTTTGAAATGTCagtaattaattgataaaaagttACGGTAAacgttaaaaaattaaatgagagatattttttaaatgaaaaatataatttgtttaaaaagataaaagataaaaattactGTCGAAAAAAATTTACACGACAAACTGactgtatattttaattaattttcctgaAGTATGCGGTGATTCGTTCGTTTTACCAACATTCTTTTTAACAACCCTCCCTTCACTTTCCCAATTCCACATCACGACTCCCACTCACTTTTAAGAGTTTCATATTCCAAAAAATTCTACACCATACTCGCGAGTAAGTCCTCGTGGAATCTCCACTGTACGATGATACCAGTGACTAACTTCATCAACAATCAACGTTTCAGATCTAAGTTAGACTTGCACCTTAGTTACCTTTAAACAAATacttactaaaaaatattttaaacacaaaCAAAACGCTAAAAGAACATTCTCAAGTCACATGCACGCTGCACGCACCGCCAATTACTCCCTCCTCGTACAGTGCCGTATACCGCAACTGGGAGTAGCAGGTGGATATCGCTCACATAACCGTAGAACACGCACCGGCACAACCGGTAACCCGGCCGTCAAGGTAACGGCAAAGTAGAGGACGACGTGGATAGACAATTAACCATTGATATTTCACCTCAACGGTGCGTATTGCTCATCCTCAAGACTGgctaaaaaactaaaataaaataaaactttaaaaactgccATTAATGACCGAAAAGAAGATGGTTAAAGTCAATTCATGAAAAGTTAAATAAAGAAACTTGAGAGCACATAAGGATATAATCAAAAGCCAACGGTTTCTGTGTAGGAAAGTGAAAGATGATTGAGCACTGATGGAtgcttttggcttttttttttttttaattttgtttgtgaaGATTTTGTTCGCTTGAATAATGGTCGGTGAATGTGTAGTGATTAAACAAAAGCGAGAATCCAAATCACGCttttaaagtttgagtttgCTGTTCTGTTTTGCTATGCTTTGATGTCATCATTATCAATGGAATCTTCTGACTAAAGCAAGCTCTTGATAGagaataaatattgatattgaaGCGGTAGTGACGCTTCTTACGAGTTTCAGTGAGAATGGAGGAGATGAGAGGAAGAGTGAACACGTGGCGAGAGGAGCTGGCGAGTTTAGTGGAAGATACAGAAATTCGATACGTCGGAGAGCCGGTTATATCGACTACGACGAGAAAACCAGTGGAAAATGAACGggaaatagaaaatgaaaatttgaaggaTCAAGTAACGGGGTTTCTGAAATCATGGGGCGAGATGCTTCTAGAATTAGGGAAAGGTTGTAGGGATATTCTGCAGCAGACAGTAATAACTGAGGACTCATTTATTGTGCAAAAACTGGGTGGACCGGTGGCTAAGGTTTCGGGTCGGTTAAGATTTTTAAACGAGTTCTTGCCCGAGGATCGCGATCCGGTTCATGCCTGGCCCGTTGTTTTCTTCGTTTTTATCCTCGCTCTTTCtggtattatcatgtgatttttCATATGTGATTTTATTAGTAATAGGATTTCAGATCTGTGTGATATTTTGAATTACTTGCTTATTTGTGTGATTTATGAAACTTGGTCTCAGTCCTACTTTCGTTATTGTCTTTTATATGTAGTCAGAGATACTGCCTCATGATAAAGAACTTGCCACCAAATATTGCATCTGAATTGAAGTGATATCATATGAAAAGATCACCCATATTGCTTTGAATTTGCTTGGATTCTTCGTGATTGAAGTATTTGAACTTCTGTAGTCTCTGTTGTATTCTTGGTATGAAAACTTACTTTAATGTGTGTGTAATGTAGATCTCAGTATTCTTGATTAAGAGGATCCTTGTGTTTGTAAGTTTTGACTTTTATTTAGGCCCTTGACATATTGATTATTTGTATGTCGTTGTGGTTTTTTCTactggtttttatttttctatggTTGTAGAAAGTTGTCTTTTATTTCTTGATTGTATTCAatggaaaatttcatttaattctTATTCATGGTGGTATGAACTAGATAATTTTTTGATGGGACACTGTTAAACAATATGCAGCTCtcagttttacttcaaatcatgATAAGTTGGTCCAACCAGTGAAGAAAGTGCGCATACATCTTCCATCTGCAAGTCGAATACTGCTCCCAGATGGCAGGAACTTGGCATATTGTGAGCTAGGTGTTTCAGCAACCAGAGCTAGATTCTCTGTGATTATTCcacattcttttctttcctctAGACTTGCAGGTAGAATAGATCAATCTTTAGTTTGTTGAGAGAGTGGTATTCATGAGATTTTGATGTGGTCTTTGTCAAAATTGGGGCAGAGTAATTACTAAtgttgtaaaaaataattttaccataTAAGGTATGCCTGGTGTCAAAACATCACTGCTTGAAGAGTTTGGTGTTCGCTTGGTGACATATGATCTTCCTGGCTTTGGAGAGAGTGATCCTCATCCTAGCCGGAATCTTAACTCATCAGCATCAGACATGCAGGACCTAGCAGATGCTGTTGGTATCAGTGACAAGTTTTGGGTGCTGGGCTTCTCTAGTGGAAGCATGCATGCTTGGGCTGCACTGAAATATATTCCTAACAGAATTGCAGGtagatcaatttttttcttttgatatgaACGCATAATTTCCTAACTACTTTTTGGCTATTTAACAAGGTCAGCATCCTGTTATGTAGCAGGCCCTGGTTTTATTTAGATCAAGTCTAGGAAACAGTTGACCTgtacaattttaaataattttttatactctTATCTTGATAACTGGACTAGATATTCTCCCACTAC
It contains:
- the LOC123208771 gene encoding uncharacterized protein LOC123208771; protein product: MEEMRGRVNTWREELASLVEDTEIRYVGEPVISTTTRKPVENEREIENENLKDQVTGFLKSWGEMLLELGKGCRDILQQTVITEDSFIVQKLGGPVAKVSGRLRFLNEFLPEDRDPVHAWPVVFFVFILALSALSFTSNHDKLVQPVKKVRIHLPSASRILLPDGRNLAYCELGVSATRARFSVIIPHSFLSSRLAGMPGVKTSLLEEFGVRLVTYDLPGFGESDPHPSRNLNSSASDMQDLADAVGISDKFWVLGFSSGSMHAWAALKYIPNRIAGAAFFAPMINPYESSMTKEEMRRTWEEWLPRRKLFFFLARRFPKLLSHFYHQTFLSGKHGRIDKWMSLSLKKKDEVLIEGPIFEEFWERDVEESVRQRNTKPFIEETVLQVSNWGFSLADLQARKECKRGGILSWLRSMYSQEQCELAGFLGPIHIWQGIDDQVVPSSMTDYISRVLPAAVMHKLPYEGHFSYFFFCDECHWQIFSTLFGSPQGPLEQKREMVEAPFEGDRKEV